One segment of Caldanaerobius fijiensis DSM 17918 DNA contains the following:
- a CDS encoding S-layer homology domain-containing protein, which produces MEGGFMKKVKLFLALVLSAVVLVTSVPAFAADFYAVSDFPKYMYPDGSYYWAKNDLILAVAAEIFRGEQPYPPTLEYVFRGSGLNTCKVIGPLSPEKPINRASFAAILARALGLSQQAPNMPFKDVPSNEWYYPYVSELVNQDIIPVDYYRDGKFNPAGNITRLEIAIWVTNALAVNHVEMHAVTPSFKDYSQNDRWHLNVDYAVGMGILKGYDDGRFGPYDAATRGQAAVMIVRMMRKLPCDLTPDEALNTIKNAEAAVSKLEQAYMVDSEPDIVPPQKLSDPLIYNRIQKWQDALAQYQKEAKDYITDYNLYPWVESTAQVNYGQGTGANWGKPSYGGFDRLQKYGY; this is translated from the coding sequence TTGGAGGGTGGTTTTATGAAAAAAGTTAAGTTATTTCTAGCGCTGGTATTGTCGGCGGTTGTACTGGTTACGTCCGTGCCCGCATTTGCAGCGGACTTCTATGCCGTATCGGATTTTCCAAAATACATGTATCCGGACGGAAGCTACTACTGGGCAAAGAACGACCTCATACTTGCGGTAGCTGCCGAAATATTCAGGGGCGAACAGCCTTACCCGCCGACGTTAGAGTATGTGTTCAGGGGGTCAGGCCTTAACACGTGCAAGGTCATAGGGCCTTTATCTCCTGAAAAGCCCATAAACAGAGCGTCGTTTGCAGCCATACTGGCAAGGGCATTGGGGTTATCACAGCAGGCACCAAATATGCCGTTTAAGGATGTGCCTTCAAATGAGTGGTACTATCCGTACGTGTCCGAGCTTGTAAATCAGGACATCATACCTGTTGACTACTATAGGGATGGGAAGTTCAACCCTGCTGGAAACATCACGAGGCTGGAGATAGCCATATGGGTCACCAATGCTCTGGCGGTGAACCATGTGGAAATGCACGCGGTCACGCCGTCGTTCAAGGACTACAGCCAGAATGACAGGTGGCATTTGAATGTGGACTATGCGGTTGGCATGGGCATACTGAAGGGCTATGATGACGGCAGGTTCGGGCCTTACGATGCTGCAACGAGAGGGCAGGCTGCGGTGATGATTGTGAGAATGATGAGAAAACTGCCGTGCGACCTGACGCCCGATGAAGCGCTGAACACGATTAAGAACGCGGAAGCGGCCGTATCGAAACTGGAACAGGCGTATATGGTGGATAGCGAGCCGGATATAGTGCCGCCTCAAAAGCTAAGCGATCCCCTTATATATAACCGCATACAGAAGTGGCAGGATGCGCTGGCACAGTATCAGAAAGAGGCAAAGGATTATATCACCGACTACAACCTGTATCCGTGGGTAGAATCAACGGCACAAGTAAATTACGGACAGGGTACTGGTGCAAATTGGGGAAAACCATCTTACGGCGGTTTCGACAGACTGCAAAAGTACGGGTATAA